The sequence below is a genomic window from Bosea sp. F3-2.
CGGGCTGATCTGCGGAGTTCTGCTCGGCAAGGACCCACATCTGCCGCTGCTGGCCGCGCCGATGGGTGCCTCGGCCCTGCTCCTCTTCGCCATCCCGTCGAGCCCGCTGGCGCAGCCCTGGTCGATCGTCGGCGGCAATACCGTCTCGGCACTGATCGGGCTCATGGTCGGCCGCTATGTTGCGGAGCCCGCCATCGCAGCCGGCAGCGCCGTCGCGCTCGCCATTGCCGCCATGTCGCTGCTGCGCTGCCTGCATCCGCCGGGCGGGGCAGCGGCGCTGACGGCGGCGCTCGGCGGCCCCCTCGTCTCCGCCTATGGCCTGAGCTTCGCTTTCGTGCCGGTCGGGCTCAACGCTCTCGTCCTGACGCTGCTCGGCGTGTTGTTCCATCGCTTCTCCAGCCACAGCTATCCGCATCGTCCTGCGGCCGTCGCCAATCCGCACCGAACGAAGGACCTGCCGGCCAGCCAGCGCATCGGCTTCAACGAGGCCGACATCGAGGCGGCGCTCGGCGATCTCGGCGAGGCCTTCGACATCAACCGCGGGGATCTCGACCAGTTGCTGCGACGCGTCGAGATGCATGCGCTCTCGCGCTCCCGTGGCCTGCCGCGCTGCGCCGACATCATGTCCCGCGACATCGTCCGGATCGACCGGCACGGCGGGATCGAAACCGCACGGGCGCTCCTGCTCGAACACGGCGTTCGCGCCCTGCCCGTCGTCGATCACGACAATCGGCTGCTCGGCATCGTCGGCCTGCGCGAGTTGACGCGGCCGGGCCTGCGCGTCGACGACGTCATGACTCCAGCTCACGCCGCCAGCCCCGATGCCCCCGCCGTGGAGCTGATCGGGCCGCTGACCGATGGCCGCCACCACGCGGTCGTCATCGTCGACGAAGCGCAGCACCTGCTCGGCCTGGTGACGCAGAGCGACCTGCTCGCCATGCTGCTCAAGCCATTGCGGCAGGAAGCCGCCTGACCAGGGGCTGCGGCAAAAAACGTTCCCCCTTTCAGCCGTCCTCCTTTAGCCTTGCCGCACCATCTCATCGGAGGAACCGCAATGCGGGCTGCTGCCGTCGCCCTGATCTGCCTTCTGTCGCTTCCCGCGGAGGCCGCCGGCCCGTTCGGCAAGATCGTCGTCGGCAACTGGTCGGGCGGCACCTTCACCAACGACCAGACGGGCACCTTCTCGCATTGCGCCGTCAGCGCCCGTTACAAGAGCGGCGTGACGATGCTGACCTCGGTGACGGCGCAATTTTCCTGGCTGCTCGGCTTCACCAAGCCCGACTGGAAGCTCAGGACCGGCGAGACGCTCAATTTGCGGCTCGTCTTCGACCGCAGCTCGACCATCGACGTGACGGCGAACATCAAGTCGCCGACATTGCTCACCATCGCGATGCCGGCACAATCCAATTTGATCAACGCCTTCCGCCAGGGCCGCTACCTCGAACTGATCGCCAACGACGCGCGCTACACCTTTGCATTGACCTCGACCGGCGAGATGCTGCCGGCGCTGGTCGAATGCGTGAAGCAGAGCGCCAATGTGCGCGGCCCGGTCACACCCGGCGCGCCCGCTCAGGCCCAGACGCCCGAGACGACGGAGAAGGAGCGTGCGGCACGGGCCGAGAAGAAGGCGCTCCTGGAGAAGACGCGCGATCTGATCCGCAGCAAGATGCTGGCCTGCATCGGCCGGGAGGGTGCGCCGATGCTGCTCACCGACGAGAAGGCGGAGGTCGTGGCCAAGGCGGCGATGCTGTTCTGCAAGGATGATGTCGACGCGCTGACCAACGCCACGATCGAGCTGATCGAGACAGAGGAAGGCCGCCCCGCCAACCGCGGTGTCGTCCGCGAAGCCGCGGAAAAGCGGGTGCAGGAGGCGGTGACGGCCCACATCATCCGCGCCCGCGGCGAAATGCTCGGCAAGGGGCAGAGGCCTTCTGATCCGCCGCCGGCGCGGCCGTCCGATCCCGCCCCTCGTCCGTCGCAGATGCTCTGAAACGCGAAACGCCGCGCCTTGCGGCGCGGCGTCCAAAAACCGGGTTGCTGAAAATCAGCCCTTGAGCTTGGCGTTGCACTGGCTCCAGTAGCCGCCGCCCTTCTCGATCCATTTGAGCTCGCCATTGGCGTTGGTCGCCTTGTTGGCGTTGTACTGATCGACGCAGGTCTTGAGGCGAGCCTTACCGGCGGTTTCGTTCGAGTATTTCTGCGACACAGCCTTCGGGAAGACGGCAGCCTTGGCCTTGCCGGCAGGCATCGCTGCGGGCTTGGCGGCCGGAGCGGCAGTCGTCGTCGCCGGAGCAGCGGGCGCCGCGGTTTCCGGCACCGCCGCCGCAGCATCCGCGTCGTTGGCGTCGTCATCGCCGCACTGGGCCTTGCGGAAATCGTTCCACTTCTGGCCCTTCAACGTGTTGGCCTTCTTGGCCTCCTGATACTTGACGCTGCACTCCTTCATCGTCAGCGCCGAGGCTGGCGTCACGGTGAAGGATGCAAGAGCAAGGGCCGATGCGGATGCGAGAATGAATGTCCTGAACATGACCTTCTCCATGGCAAAGCGTGCTGCCGCCGGTCGGCATGCCACTCTGATTTGCGCCCAGAGGCAAGCCCTTTCCGGCGCGCCGAATAACCCTTTCGCGTGCAAAATGTTCCTTTGTAGGCAAGCCCTTGTGCCAATCGCGAGGGAAGGCCCGGCGGATCTTTTACGCTCGGCCCTTGCCGGGCTTCACGATTTCCCTGCTATATGACGGCCCATCTCACACAGGAGACGATATGGCACGGCCCTCCGATGCCGCGAAGGACCGCGAACTCATCCGCATTCTGACCGAAAACGCCCGGCTTCCCCTGTCCGACATCGCCAAGCAGCTCGGTGTCTCCCGAGCGACCGTGCAGGGGCGGCTGGCCCGGCTGGAACGCGACGGTGTGATCGCCGGATACACCACGATCCTGGGCAAGGCGACCCGGCCGGCCACGACGATCTCCGCCCTCATCCTGATCGAACTCGAGGTGAAGCAGCAGGGCGGCGTGGTCGCGGCCCTGAAGAAGCGGCCTGAAATCGTGCAATGCCACACGTTGAGCGGCCATTTCGACCTCTCCGTGAAGATCGAGTGCGAGACGGCGAGCGATCTCGACACCATCATCGACTGGATCGCCGAGATGGAGGGCGTCCGGCGCACCACATCCTCCGTGATTCTGGCCAGGAAGTTCGAGCGCTGACGCTACCACCGCGGCACAGCCGGGGGCGTTATCGTCCATTTCACATCGATATGTCGCATATCCCTTCATGTTGAAGGCACATCGTTACCTGCAGCGGCGATCCGCTCGTTAAAGCGCGCGCCGCCTGAAGCGATGATTGGGACGAGAGGGAGGTGCCCTGCCTGCCCGACCCGTCAGGAGATCGCGACATGACCATCCAGAAGCAGCGCATCGCCGTGCTCGGCGCCGGCCAGATCGGCGTCATCATCGCCGGCATGCTGGCCGAGCAGGGCCATGAGGTGACGCTGGCCGACGCTTCCACGGCGCAGCTCAAGCATGCCGCCGGCGGCCGCTTCGCCACCGCCACCGTCGACGCGTCCGACCTCAACGCGCTCAGCGCCTTCCTCAAGGACCGCGACATCGTCGTCAGCGCTTGCCCCTATTTCCTCAACAAGGGCATCGCCAAGGTCGCGGCCGAGACCAAGACCCATTATTTCGACCTGACCGAGGATGTCGCCACCACCTCCTACATCAAGGAACTCGGCAAGACCTCCGAAGCCGCCCTGGTGCCGCAATGCGGGCTCGCCCCCGGCTTCATCTGCATCCTCGGCGCCGACATGGCGGCGCGCTTCGAGAACGTCCGCACCATCAAGATGCGCGTCGGCGCCCTGCCGCTCTATCCGACCAATGCGCTGCGCTACAACGTAACCTGGTCCGTCGACGGGCTGATCAACGAGTACTGCAACCCCTGCGAGATCGTCTTCGATGGGCAGCCGACGCTGGTTCCGGCACTCGAAGGCATCGAGAGCGTGATGATCGACGGCGTTGCCTATGAGGCCTTCAACACCTCGGGCGGGCTGGGCACGCTGACCGAGACGCTGGCCGGCAAGGTCCGCAACATGAGCTACAAGACGCTGCGCTATCCCGGCCATGCCGAGATCATGAAGCTGCTGCTGCGCGACCTCGAGCTCGCCGACGACCGCGAGACGATGCGCCGGATCCTCGGCCACTCCGCGCCGTTCACCCGCAAGGACGTCGTCGTGATCTTCGTGACCGGCGTCGGCGAGCGCAACGGCCGCCTCGAAGAAGAGAGCGTCGTGCTGCGCTATGACGGCAATGACGAGCTCGGCGCGATCCAGCTCACCACCGCCGCCGGCTGCGTCGCGATGATCGAGCTGTTCCTCGCCGGCAAGCTGCCCGCCAAGGGCTTCGTGCGCCAGGAGGACGCCGCCCTCGCCGACTTCCTCGCGACCAAGGCGGGTACCCGGCTGGTGCGCGAGGCGCGCGGCGTCGATGCCGCCGGCCTCGCCCCGACCGTCGCGATCAAGAGCGCGGCCTGAGGGCCGCTGCTTTTACGCAGAACCGCGCCGTCATTCCGGGCTTGACCCGGAATCCATCTTAGAGCGCCGAACTCTACGATAGATTCCGGATCGGCGCCGCTATCGCGGCTTGTCCGGAATGACGGCGTGTTTCCGTGAAAACGAAACAGGCTCCGACAGCCAGGCTCTGCCCGTCAGAGCCTGACGCCCAGGCCGCGCAACTCGGCGCGCAGGTCGATGGGCTCGACGAAATGGACGGCCCGCATGCCGACACCGCGGGCCGCCACGATATTCTTCTCGCTGTCGTCCACGAAGATGCAGTCGCCGGCCGCGAGGCCGTAGCGGCCGAGCAGCACCTCGTAGATCGCCGGGTCCGGCTTCAGCAAGCGCTCATGTGCTGAGACGACGACGCCGTCGAAGCTCTGCAGGAAGGGGAAGCGGATCAGGCATTCCGCCCATTTCTCGTGCGAGAAATTGGTGATGGCGTAGACCTTTTCGCCCTGCCCCTTCAGATCCTCCAGAACGGCGACGCTGTCGGCTATGGTATGCGGGATGCTGTCGTGCCAGCGCTCGTCGAAAGCGCGGATCTCGCTCTCCCACTCGGGGTGCTGGGCGACCAGCAGGGCCACCGCCTCCTCCCAGGAGCGGCCGCGATCCTGTTCGAGGTTCCAGGCCATGGTGCAGATGTTCTGCATGAACCAGTCCAGCCGCTCCGGATCGGGGATCAGCGAGCGGTAGATCAGCCGCGCATCCCAGCGCAGCAGGACATTGCCGACATCGAAGACGACGGTGGGATTGCTGGAAGCCATCGTGAAATCCGCTTGAAATGGGCCGGCAGGACAACCCATTCACGGGCTTGTGTCCAGACGTGCAAGACAGTGGCCGACCCTATCGTTTATGCCGGGGGGCATGAGCGTTCACATCGGAGACCGCCCGTGAAGGCCTGGCTGCCATGGACCGATCGACAGGGCCGCTTCTCGCCCCTGCGGGCCGCGACCTTCGCGTTGCTGCTCGTGCCGGCGCTGCTGCTGCTGTACGCCGCCTGGATGCATCAACTCGGCTCCAAGCCCTGGACGCAGGCAATCCACCAGACCGGGACCTGGGCGGTGAGAATCCTCATCATCACGCTCGCCGTCTCGCCGTTCCGGCGGCTGTTCGACTGGGGCAAGCTGATCGGCATCCGCCGCATGCTCGGGCTCGGCGTGATGGCCTATGCGCTCGGCCATCTCGCGCTCTACTGCATCGATACGGCGTTCGACTGGGGCCTGATCGTCTCCGAGATCGTCAAGCGCTTCTACCTGACCATCGGCTTCATCGCGCTGATCGGCCTCAGCGCGCTTGGCGCCACCTCGACCGACGGCATGATCCGCCGGCTCGG
It includes:
- a CDS encoding HPP family protein; translated protein: MPIPVLEPQIGPRRRRRFFAPILAGATWRDRLVACLGALIGVGATGLICGVLLGKDPHLPLLAAPMGASALLLFAIPSSPLAQPWSIVGGNTVSALIGLMVGRYVAEPAIAAGSAVALAIAAMSLLRCLHPPGGAAALTAALGGPLVSAYGLSFAFVPVGLNALVLTLLGVLFHRFSSHSYPHRPAAVANPHRTKDLPASQRIGFNEADIEAALGDLGEAFDINRGDLDQLLRRVEMHALSRSRGLPRCADIMSRDIVRIDRHGGIETARALLLEHGVRALPVVDHDNRLLGIVGLRELTRPGLRVDDVMTPAHAASPDAPAVELIGPLTDGRHHAVVIVDEAQHLLGLVTQSDLLAMLLKPLRQEAA
- a CDS encoding Lrp/AsnC family transcriptional regulator → MARPSDAAKDRELIRILTENARLPLSDIAKQLGVSRATVQGRLARLERDGVIAGYTTILGKATRPATTISALILIELEVKQQGGVVAALKKRPEIVQCHTLSGHFDLSVKIECETASDLDTIIDWIAEMEGVRRTTSSVILARKFER
- a CDS encoding HAD family phosphatase, with the protein product MASSNPTVVFDVGNVLLRWDARLIYRSLIPDPERLDWFMQNICTMAWNLEQDRGRSWEEAVALLVAQHPEWESEIRAFDERWHDSIPHTIADSVAVLEDLKGQGEKVYAITNFSHEKWAECLIRFPFLQSFDGVVVSAHERLLKPDPAIYEVLLGRYGLAAGDCIFVDDSEKNIVAARGVGMRAVHFVEPIDLRAELRGLGVRL
- a CDS encoding protein-methionine-sulfoxide reductase heme-binding subunit MsrQ; this translates as MKAWLPWTDRQGRFSPLRAATFALLLVPALLLLYAAWMHQLGSKPWTQAIHQTGTWAVRILIITLAVSPFRRLFDWGKLIGIRRMLGLGVMAYALGHLALYCIDTAFDWGLIVSEIVKRFYLTIGFIALIGLSALGATSTDGMIRRLGKDWQRLHNLVYPIAMLALLHFALQSKIDVTEPVLTSGLFLLLMLYRGLYRWKLPVSVPGLAGIALVGGLLTAGLEAGWYAATSGVSAWLVLQANSDILTYQDYASLRPAHWVAFAGLLVAFGHGLRARKPRPPRQARQPAVA
- a CDS encoding saccharopine dehydrogenase C-terminal domain-containing protein, coding for MTIQKQRIAVLGAGQIGVIIAGMLAEQGHEVTLADASTAQLKHAAGGRFATATVDASDLNALSAFLKDRDIVVSACPYFLNKGIAKVAAETKTHYFDLTEDVATTSYIKELGKTSEAALVPQCGLAPGFICILGADMAARFENVRTIKMRVGALPLYPTNALRYNVTWSVDGLINEYCNPCEIVFDGQPTLVPALEGIESVMIDGVAYEAFNTSGGLGTLTETLAGKVRNMSYKTLRYPGHAEIMKLLLRDLELADDRETMRRILGHSAPFTRKDVVVIFVTGVGERNGRLEEESVVLRYDGNDELGAIQLTTAAGCVAMIELFLAGKLPAKGFVRQEDAALADFLATKAGTRLVREARGVDAAGLAPTVAIKSAA